The Roseovarius sp. EL26 genome has a window encoding:
- a CDS encoding DNA repair protein, with amino-acid sequence MNNNQSIQPTLFYIQQIFQRVAFLALILISGILLGSSAMAAAGFLPWLSFEMSYGTLTIENAGMYMQIGAANFTLLLCFFLPTNTRVMKLENSHRSFTIGMQDVAQAYALAHASDRANLFSLSSEFDAVRERMKFLRAHPDLQHLEPGALEAAAQMSHVSQELADTYSDENVARAQTFLTQRQQEMDTFNTRLEHAKQISGDLKHWLHEVEMEESIAASQLNRLQDELNEVLPKLKRAVKARSDGTVIKIPRHAAE; translated from the coding sequence ATGAATAATAACCAGTCTATTCAACCAACACTTTTTTACATTCAACAGATTTTTCAACGCGTGGCTTTTCTGGCCCTGATATTAATCTCTGGCATTTTGCTCGGCTCGTCGGCCATGGCCGCAGCAGGGTTTCTGCCCTGGCTTAGCTTTGAAATGAGCTATGGCACATTAACCATTGAAAATGCTGGAATGTATATGCAAATAGGCGCTGCCAATTTTACGCTTTTGTTGTGTTTCTTCTTGCCGACAAACACGCGCGTTATGAAGCTCGAAAATTCGCACCGCTCCTTCACCATCGGCATGCAAGATGTGGCGCAGGCCTATGCCTTGGCCCACGCCAGTGACCGGGCCAATCTCTTCAGTCTGTCGTCCGAGTTTGATGCCGTGCGCGAACGTATGAAATTTCTGCGCGCCCATCCTGACTTGCAACATTTAGAACCCGGTGCGCTCGAGGCAGCGGCGCAGATGTCGCATGTAAGTCAAGAGCTTGCAGACACTTATTCAGATGAAAATGTCGCACGTGCTCAGACTTTTCTGACACAGCGACAACAGGAAATGGACACCTTCAACACCCGGCTGGAGCATGCCAAACAGATCAGCGGCGACCTGAAACATTGGCTGCACGAGGTCGAGATGGAAGAAAGCATCGCCGCCAGCCAGTTGAACCGCCTGCAGGACGAATTGAACGAGGTCCTGCCCAAGCTCAAACGCGCTGTCAAAGCGCGCAGTGATGGCACAGTGATCAAAATTCCTCGTCACGCCGCCGAATAG
- a CDS encoding paraquat-inducible protein A, with translation MILRYANLALLILFPIAWFAPLMRAGVLPLFGLSEISVISGLQSLWQSDVFLALVVTIFALFAPYMKTIGLALIHFRLMRRRALPALQILGKLAMADIFLIALYITLSKGIGIGRIEVAWGLYLFTACILASIFIGFLTEKKKH, from the coding sequence ATGATCCTGCGCTATGCCAACCTCGCCCTGCTGATCCTCTTCCCCATCGCGTGGTTTGCCCCGCTGATGCGTGCAGGTGTGCTGCCACTTTTTGGCCTGTCAGAGATCAGCGTCATTTCAGGCCTGCAAAGCCTGTGGCAAAGCGATGTTTTCCTCGCCCTTGTCGTCACCATATTCGCACTTTTCGCGCCCTACATGAAAACTATCGGCCTTGCGCTGATCCATTTCCGCCTGATGCGCCGCAGGGCCCTGCCAGCGCTGCAGATCCTTGGCAAACTCGCCATGGCAGATATTTTTCTCATTGCGCTCTATATCACCCTCAGCAAAGGCATCGGCATCGGCCGGATCGAGGTCGCCTGGGGCCTCTATCTGTTCACGGCCTGTATTCTGGCGTCGATTTTCATTGGGTTTTTAACCGAAAAGAAAAAACATTAG
- a CDS encoding ABC transporter ATP-binding protein yields MIRMENVHKAFGPNRVLQGVNLEIPKGTSMVIIGGSGTGKSVTLKCVLGLIHPDSGIITLDEEDVTKADRDAFLARFGMLFQGGALFDSLPVWQNVAFRLLRGSLMRPKEEAREIAVEKLRRVGLKADVADKFPGELSGGMQKRVGLARAIAAEPEIIFFDEPTTGLDPIMSGVINDLIREIVVEMGATAMTITHDMSSVRAIADNVAMLHDGVIQWTGPVGDMDQSGDPYLEQFIQGRAEGPIEAVR; encoded by the coding sequence ATGATCAGAATGGAAAACGTCCACAAGGCCTTTGGCCCTAACCGCGTCCTGCAAGGCGTGAACCTTGAGATTCCCAAGGGCACCTCGATGGTGATCATTGGCGGCTCTGGCACCGGAAAATCCGTCACGCTGAAATGCGTGCTGGGTCTCATTCACCCCGACAGCGGCATCATCACCCTGGACGAGGAAGACGTGACCAAAGCTGACCGCGATGCGTTCCTTGCGCGCTTTGGTATGCTCTTCCAAGGTGGCGCGCTGTTCGATAGCCTGCCCGTCTGGCAAAACGTCGCCTTCCGCTTGCTGCGCGGCTCGCTCATGCGCCCCAAGGAAGAAGCCCGTGAAATCGCCGTTGAAAAATTGCGCCGTGTCGGCCTCAAGGCCGATGTTGCTGATAAATTCCCCGGCGAACTCTCTGGCGGCATGCAAAAACGTGTGGGTCTTGCCCGCGCCATCGCGGCCGAGCCTGAGATCATCTTCTTTGACGAACCCACCACCGGCCTTGACCCGATCATGTCCGGCGTGATCAACGATCTGATCCGCGAGATCGTCGTCGAAATGGGCGCCACCGCCATGACGATCACCCACGACATGTCCAGCGTCCGCGCCATCGCCGACAACGTTGCCATGCTGCACGATGGTGTCATCCAATGGACCGGCCCTGTGGGCGATATGGACCAATCCGGTGATCCTTACCTTGAGCAATTCATCCAAGGCCGCGCCGAAGGCCCGATTGAGGCGGTGCGGTAA
- a CDS encoding ABC transporter permease has translation MSFILGFLASLGRFALNGMASLGRLATFSGQTFAHILRPPYYPRELLIALLQIGWMSLPVVGLTALFTGGALALQIYAGGGRFNAEAVMPQIVAIGMVRELGPVLVGLMIAARVTSSIAAEIATMKVTEQIDALVTLSTHPMKYLVAPRVLAALLTVPILVAVGDIIGIMGGFTVAVQNLNFNPATYLHNTVNFLEMRDIVSSLVKGAAFGVIASIMGCYFGMNSGRGAQGVGRATKSSVQAAAVLILAANFVLTGVFFSL, from the coding sequence ATGAGTTTCATACTGGGCTTTCTGGCCTCCCTCGGGCGATTTGCACTGAACGGGATGGCTTCTCTTGGCCGACTGGCAACCTTTTCGGGCCAGACTTTTGCACATATTCTGCGGCCTCCCTATTACCCTCGCGAGCTGCTGATTGCGCTGCTCCAGATCGGCTGGATGTCCTTGCCGGTGGTTGGTCTCACCGCCCTCTTCACCGGCGGCGCATTGGCACTGCAAATCTACGCCGGTGGCGGACGTTTCAACGCCGAGGCGGTGATGCCTCAGATCGTTGCCATCGGCATGGTGCGCGAATTGGGGCCTGTTCTTGTTGGCCTGATGATCGCCGCGCGTGTGACCTCCTCAATCGCCGCCGAGATCGCCACCATGAAGGTGACAGAACAAATCGACGCTCTGGTCACGCTCTCCACCCACCCGATGAAATATCTCGTCGCCCCACGTGTTCTGGCCGCATTACTCACCGTGCCAATTTTGGTGGCGGTCGGTGACATCATCGGCATCATGGGTGGCTTTACCGTTGCGGTGCAAAATCTGAACTTCAACCCCGCCACATACCTACACAACACTGTCAACTTCCTCGAGATGCGCGATATCGTGTCATCCTTGGTCAAAGGCGCCGCCTTTGGCGTCATCGCCTCAATCATGGGCTGCTACTTCGGCATGAACTCTGGTCGCGGCGCTCAAGGTGTGGGCCGCGCCACCAAAAGCTCGGTTCAGGCCGCCGCGGTGCTGATTTTGGCCGCTAACTTTGTCCTCACAGGAGTTTTCTTCTCGCTATGA
- the alr gene encoding alanine racemase — MSSGRLTIDLGAVCANWRALDTVTRAETAAVVKADAYGLGASRVARALATAGARTFFVANAEEGAALRQALGPGPTINVFSGHMSGDTDMIGDLDLVPMLNSLEQMIRHVESLPSHPFGVQLDTGMNRLGMEPQEWSAVREIMLQMSPRLIISHLACADEPNHIMNQEQLNVFKSITSDLNIPRSLANTGGILLGRQYDFDMTRPGIGLYGGHPFDEAQYVVTLDIPVVQCRDLEVDETVGYGNSFTATRPTRIATISAGYADGIMRAIAAGAMLFADGVACPIAGRISMDLIGVDITDLGEDPKDMRLLGAEQTVDDLADDAGTIGYEILTSLGSRYARRYIGI; from the coding sequence ATGAGCAGTGGACGACTGACAATCGATCTTGGCGCGGTTTGCGCCAACTGGCGCGCGCTGGATACCGTAACCCGCGCCGAAACCGCAGCTGTGGTCAAAGCTGATGCTTATGGTCTGGGCGCATCGCGCGTAGCACGCGCGCTGGCAACCGCAGGTGCCCGAACATTCTTTGTAGCCAATGCCGAAGAAGGTGCCGCCCTGCGGCAGGCCCTTGGCCCCGGCCCTACCATTAACGTTTTTTCCGGACACATGTCCGGAGATACCGACATGATAGGTGATCTTGATCTGGTTCCGATGCTCAATTCTCTGGAACAAATGATCCGCCATGTGGAATCATTACCCAGCCATCCCTTTGGCGTCCAGCTAGATACTGGTATGAACCGCCTCGGCATGGAGCCGCAGGAATGGAGTGCCGTGCGTGAGATTATGCTACAGATGTCCCCAAGGCTAATCATTAGCCATCTGGCATGTGCGGATGAACCAAACCACATCATGAACCAAGAACAGTTGAATGTTTTCAAATCGATAACATCCGACCTGAATATTCCTCGCTCATTAGCTAATACCGGCGGCATCCTTCTCGGCCGCCAATATGATTTTGATATGACCCGCCCCGGCATCGGCCTTTATGGTGGTCATCCCTTTGACGAAGCGCAATACGTGGTCACCCTCGATATTCCGGTGGTTCAATGCCGTGATCTAGAGGTTGATGAAACCGTCGGTTATGGCAACAGCTTTACTGCGACGCGCCCAACCCGTATTGCCACAATTTCTGCCGGATATGCCGATGGTATTATGCGCGCCATAGCCGCTGGGGCCATGTTGTTCGCAGATGGCGTCGCTTGCCCGATCGCCGGGCGCATATCAATGGACCTGATCGGCGTCGACATCACCGATCTAGGTGAAGACCCGAAAGACATGCGCCTTTTAGGGGCGGAACAAACTGTTGATGATCTGGCAGATGATGCCGGAACCATCGGTTACGAAATCTTGACCTCTTTGGGGTCACGCTATGCACGGCGGTATATCGGTATATGA
- a CDS encoding agmatine/peptidylarginine deiminase gives MDRRTLLAGGAACCTLSGIGGTTLAQAKAPLWVPPEESPHALTFMQWPTSRKVHPDPVFLDMLRGAIADIANAISAFEPVIMLAEGSTHRQAKKYLSSKVKLWDIPTEDLWCRDSGPLFAQKSDGTLAVSHIQFNGWGQKQVHTHDGQVAAAVADRLGLDLISSGLHGEAGAVEHDGHGLLMAHESSWVNPNRNRGLSRDQIEQKLLQAYGADRMIWSAGVWGEDITDYHIDSLARFTGPGRVLINLPEEPDMRDPFHIAALETHAQLQAEDLEVTVIPEPVTPRINSIDFVASYANYYACNGAIIASKFGDQETDSLAEDTLRKHYPNREIVSLNVDALGEVGGGIHCATQQLPAL, from the coding sequence ATGGACCGACGCACGCTTTTGGCTGGTGGCGCCGCCTGCTGCACCCTTTCAGGTATTGGAGGCACGACTTTGGCACAGGCAAAAGCCCCGCTTTGGGTGCCACCCGAAGAATCCCCCCATGCCCTGACCTTCATGCAATGGCCAACCAGCCGCAAAGTGCATCCTGATCCGGTCTTTTTGGACATGTTGCGTGGTGCTATTGCCGATATTGCCAATGCTATTTCGGCTTTTGAGCCGGTGATCATGCTGGCCGAAGGCAGTACGCACCGTCAGGCAAAAAAATACCTCTCCTCTAAGGTCAAACTGTGGGATATCCCGACCGAAGACCTTTGGTGTCGCGACTCTGGCCCGCTCTTTGCACAAAAATCTGATGGCACCCTTGCCGTCAGCCACATCCAGTTTAATGGCTGGGGCCAAAAACAGGTCCATACACATGACGGGCAAGTCGCAGCCGCTGTGGCTGACCGCCTTGGCCTAGATCTTATTTCCAGCGGCCTACACGGAGAGGCCGGCGCCGTTGAGCATGACGGCCACGGATTGCTGATGGCGCATGAAAGCTCTTGGGTAAACCCGAACCGCAATCGCGGGCTAAGCCGCGACCAGATTGAACAAAAATTGCTACAAGCCTACGGGGCTGACCGCATGATCTGGTCCGCCGGCGTTTGGGGCGAAGACATCACCGATTATCACATCGACAGTCTGGCCCGGTTCACGGGCCCCGGTCGGGTACTTATCAATCTACCCGAAGAGCCGGATATGCGTGATCCGTTCCATATTGCGGCCCTTGAAACCCACGCTCAACTGCAGGCCGAGGACCTTGAGGTAACTGTTATCCCAGAGCCCGTTACCCCCCGCATCAACAGCATAGATTTCGTGGCATCCTATGCGAATTATTATGCCTGTAATGGCGCAATAATAGCCTCGAAATTTGGTGATCAGGAAACTGATAGCCTTGCTGAGGATACGCTGAGAAAGCATTATCCAAATCGCGAGATTGTCTCACTTAATGTCGATGCCTTAGGTGAGGTCGGAGGCGGCATTCACTGTGCAACACAGCAACTGCCTGCCCTGTAA
- a CDS encoding thiamine-binding protein, with protein sequence MPQSDQKATETYLAFQVIPRVRHGNNFEVVDRAIDVVKAANVPFQVGAMETTMRGELNDLLEIVKQAQQACLDHGAVEVITNIKIHTTTPDASDTFCTYHRGVTPGNSMFVDR encoded by the coding sequence ATGCCTCAGTCAGATCAAAAAGCCACTGAAACCTACCTTGCCTTTCAGGTCATCCCGAGGGTGAGACATGGAAACAACTTTGAGGTTGTGGATCGCGCTATTGATGTCGTCAAAGCGGCCAATGTCCCGTTTCAGGTTGGAGCCATGGAAACCACGATGCGAGGCGAATTGAACGACTTGCTGGAGATCGTGAAACAGGCGCAGCAGGCTTGTTTGGATCATGGTGCAGTAGAGGTCATCACGAACATTAAAATACATACCACAACGCCGGATGCATCCGATACGTTTTGCACCTATCACCGGGGTGTGACACCGGGCAACAGCATGTTTGTTGATCGCTGA
- a CDS encoding replicative DNA helicase translates to MNEVTSFNATGVEVEQADSMPHSIEAEQQLLGAILTNNDVYDRVASIIGAQHFYDPVHARIYETAAARIAKGNLASPVTLKAFLENDEGLKELGGPAYLARLAGAAISSFAVRDYAQMIYDMAIRRELIGLGHDIAGKATRADVASEPRDQIVEAEQALYKLSEQGQTETGFQSFLKAVTDAVNVANAAYQREGGLAGISTGLLDMDGKLGGLHKSDLLILAGRPSMGKTSLATNIAFNVAKAYKRGTLPDGSEGAVEGGVVGFYSLEMSAEQLAGRVLAEASEISSHKIRQGDMDEVEFRRFVEAAKTLESCPLYIDDTAAIPIAQLAARARRLKRTHGLDLLIVDYLQLVRGTSDNRVQEIGEISMGLKAIAKELNIPVVALSQLSRQVESRDDKRPQLSDLRESGSIEQDADVVMFVFREEYYVEREKPSDERLEEMAEWQEKMARLHAKAEVIIGKQRHGPIGTVELSFESQFTRFGNLVKPWQQGSDQEF, encoded by the coding sequence ATGAACGAGGTCACCAGCTTCAACGCCACTGGCGTCGAAGTCGAGCAAGCTGATTCAATGCCGCACTCCATCGAAGCTGAACAACAGCTTCTGGGGGCGATCCTGACGAATAACGATGTCTATGATCGCGTTGCCAGCATCATTGGCGCACAGCATTTCTATGACCCTGTACATGCCCGCATCTATGAAACAGCGGCCGCTCGTATTGCCAAAGGCAACCTTGCCTCCCCCGTAACCCTCAAGGCGTTTCTGGAAAACGATGAGGGCCTCAAGGAACTTGGCGGTCCCGCTTATCTGGCACGTCTTGCTGGCGCGGCAATCAGCAGCTTTGCGGTGCGCGACTACGCGCAGATGATCTATGACATGGCTATCCGTCGCGAACTGATTGGCCTCGGCCACGACATTGCTGGCAAAGCCACACGTGCCGATGTTGCCAGCGAACCGCGCGATCAGATCGTCGAAGCAGAACAAGCACTGTATAAGCTATCGGAACAGGGCCAGACCGAAACCGGGTTCCAGTCCTTCCTCAAGGCCGTCACCGATGCGGTGAACGTGGCCAATGCTGCCTATCAGCGCGAGGGCGGGCTTGCAGGCATTTCCACGGGCCTGCTTGATATGGATGGAAAGCTTGGCGGGTTGCACAAATCTGACCTGCTGATCTTGGCTGGCCGCCCCTCGATGGGGAAAACATCACTGGCGACCAACATCGCTTTTAACGTCGCCAAAGCCTATAAACGCGGCACCCTGCCCGACGGCAGTGAAGGCGCGGTTGAAGGCGGGGTCGTCGGTTTCTACAGCCTTGAGATGAGCGCCGAACAGCTGGCTGGCCGGGTTTTGGCCGAAGCCTCAGAGATTTCATCGCACAAGATCCGACAGGGCGACATGGACGAGGTCGAGTTTCGCCGCTTTGTCGAAGCCGCCAAAACACTGGAATCTTGCCCGCTTTACATCGACGACACCGCCGCCATCCCGATCGCACAGCTGGCCGCCCGTGCCCGCCGCCTGAAACGGACCCACGGTCTTGACCTGCTGATCGTCGACTACTTGCAGCTGGTGCGCGGTACATCCGACAACCGGGTGCAGGAAATCGGCGAAATTTCCATGGGTCTCAAAGCCATTGCCAAAGAACTCAACATTCCTGTTGTTGCCCTGTCCCAGCTCTCGCGTCAGGTCGAAAGCCGTGACGACAAACGCCCACAGCTGTCAGATCTGCGGGAATCGGGCTCAATCGAGCAAGATGCCGACGTGGTCATGTTCGTGTTCCGAGAGGAATATTATGTTGAACGTGAGAAACCATCCGATGAACGGCTTGAGGAAATGGCCGAATGGCAGGAAAAAATGGCCCGCCTGCACGCCAAGGCCGAAGTGATCATCGGCAAGCAACGTCACGGCCCCATCGGTACAGTCGAGCTGAGCTTTGAAAGCCAGTTCACCCGCTTTGGCAATCTGGTCAAACCCTGGCAGCAAGGCAGCGATCAGGAATTCTAA
- a CDS encoding orotate phosphoribosyltransferase, whose amino-acid sequence MIPSSYPDAKEIARLSARMLLEIQAVHFNADEPFTLASGLPSPTYIDCRKLISYPRIRSTLMDFLTVTVMRNAGFEAFDNIAGGETAGIPFAALVAERMALPMTYVRKKPKGYGRNARIEGAMSEGERVLLVEDLTTDGGSKLSFVDAIRETGASCAHTAVIFYYGIFPETEKTLGDHGVNLHHLCTWWDVLAEARAQGSFDKATLDGVESFLNDPRAWQAARS is encoded by the coding sequence ATGATCCCTTCCTCCTATCCCGATGCCAAGGAAATCGCCCGTCTCAGCGCCCGCATGCTGCTGGAAATTCAGGCGGTACATTTCAACGCGGACGAGCCCTTTACTCTGGCCTCTGGCCTGCCGAGTCCGACCTATATCGATTGCCGCAAGCTGATCAGCTATCCCCGCATCCGCAGCACCTTGATGGATTTCCTCACTGTCACTGTGATGCGCAATGCTGGCTTTGAAGCGTTCGACAACATCGCCGGTGGCGAAACCGCGGGCATTCCCTTTGCCGCGCTGGTGGCTGAACGTATGGCATTGCCGATGACTTACGTTCGTAAAAAACCCAAAGGCTACGGCCGCAATGCCCGGATTGAGGGCGCGATGTCCGAAGGCGAGCGCGTTTTGCTGGTCGAAGACCTGACCACCGATGGTGGCTCCAAGCTCAGCTTTGTGGACGCCATCCGTGAAACCGGTGCCAGCTGCGCCCATACGGCTGTGATCTTCTACTATGGCATTTTCCCGGAAACAGAAAAGACGCTTGGGGATCATGGTGTTAACCTGCATCACCTGTGCACGTGGTGGGATGTTCTGGCCGAGGCCCGTGCGCAGGGCTCTTTCGACAAAGCCACGCTCGATGGTGTCGAATCGTTCCTCAATGATCCGCGCGCCTGGCAGGCCGCACGCAGCTGA
- the pyrC gene encoding dihydroorotase, translating to MTQSLTLHRPDDWHLHLRDGAMLRAVLPETARHFGRAIIMPNLVPPVITGDQAAAYRDRILAALPEGMNFEPLMTLYLTEETNPDDLAAAHASGLIKSVKLYPAGATTNSSSGVSNFDKVRPVLERMAEIGCPLCVHGEVTDADIDIFDREAVFIDRVLDPIRRTTPGLRVVMEHITTANGVDYVKANDNDLGATITTHHLIINRNHILVGGIKPHYYCLPVAKREEHRLALRKAATSGDARFFLGTDSAPHTDDNKESACGCAGCFTATNTMSLLAHVFEEENALDQLEKFSSLNGPAFYRLSVNVAKITLTKGDQVTYPSHIETEDGPVTVFNPGFDLHWRVE from the coding sequence ATGACCCAAAGCCTGACCCTGCACCGACCCGACGACTGGCACCTGCATTTGCGTGATGGCGCAATGCTGCGCGCCGTCCTGCCCGAAACTGCTCGCCATTTTGGCCGCGCGATCATCATGCCAAACCTTGTACCACCAGTGATAACCGGTGATCAGGCTGCGGCCTACCGTGACCGCATTTTGGCCGCCCTGCCTGAAGGCATGAACTTTGAGCCGTTGATGACGCTTTATCTGACAGAAGAGACCAACCCCGATGATCTGGCCGCGGCACATGCCAGCGGATTGATCAAATCGGTCAAGCTGTACCCGGCCGGCGCCACGACCAATTCCTCCAGCGGTGTCAGCAACTTCGACAAGGTGCGCCCGGTGCTGGAGCGTATGGCCGAGATTGGCTGCCCGCTATGCGTACATGGCGAGGTCACCGACGCAGACATCGACATTTTTGACCGCGAAGCCGTGTTTATCGACCGGGTTCTGGACCCGATCCGCCGCACCACACCGGGCCTGCGCGTGGTCATGGAACATATCACCACCGCCAACGGGGTGGACTATGTCAAAGCCAACGACAACGATCTGGGCGCGACAATCACAACCCACCACCTGATCATCAACCGCAACCATATTCTGGTCGGCGGGATCAAACCGCATTACTACTGCCTGCCCGTCGCCAAACGTGAAGAGCACCGCCTTGCCCTGCGCAAAGCTGCTACCTCGGGTGATGCCCGGTTCTTCCTTGGTACCGACAGCGCGCCTCATACCGATGACAATAAAGAAAGCGCCTGTGGCTGCGCTGGCTGCTTTACGGCCACCAACACCATGTCGCTCTTGGCGCATGTGTTCGAGGAAGAAAATGCGCTTGATCAGCTCGAGAAGTTCTCGTCGCTCAATGGCCCCGCTTTCTATCGTTTGTCAGTGAATGTGGCAAAGATCACCCTGACCAAAGGCGATCAGGTAACCTACCCCAGTCATATCGAAACCGAAGATGGCCCCGTTACCGTTTTCAACCCCGGCTTTGACCTGCATTGGCGGGTGGAGTGA
- a CDS encoding phosphoadenosine phosphosulfate reductase, with amino-acid sequence MHEPPPSLEHSLGGLQWQAWLETAEQIADEDGYVEYLGKNHAAILIEKKPTLLVTFESFGAVSARTETAHPLGWSMVRALGWSHLCLMSKGDTWFRDDWVYGYFDRLIDDGFFEDFEQVIFYGAGPCGYAAAAFSVSAPGAKVLLLQPQATLAPELTEWDDRFRHMRRTDFSSRYAYAPDMIEAAETVFLLYDPAITTDAMHAALFNRPNVVSFRTRFMGAALEAALIRMDLILRILAQMSSDRLSSSSLARLCRARHGDPRYQLNLLRRLRQEDRHWLITRLCRRVLKERSAPLFRTALEHSELVLNTQSIHDPQSAD; translated from the coding sequence ATGCACGAGCCCCCCCCCTCTCTCGAACACTCCCTTGGAGGGTTGCAATGGCAAGCCTGGCTAGAAACAGCGGAGCAGATCGCGGACGAGGATGGATATGTCGAATACCTGGGCAAAAATCACGCTGCCATCCTGATTGAAAAAAAACCAACCCTTTTAGTGACGTTTGAATCCTTCGGCGCGGTATCCGCAAGAACAGAAACAGCGCACCCCTTGGGCTGGTCAATGGTGCGGGCATTAGGCTGGTCGCACCTTTGCTTGATGTCGAAAGGTGACACATGGTTTCGAGACGACTGGGTTTACGGATATTTTGACCGGCTGATTGATGATGGATTTTTTGAGGATTTCGAACAGGTCATTTTTTACGGCGCCGGGCCCTGCGGTTATGCCGCTGCGGCGTTCTCTGTATCGGCACCTGGGGCAAAGGTTTTGCTACTGCAGCCACAAGCCACGCTAGCCCCCGAACTAACCGAATGGGATGATCGGTTCCGTCATATGCGGCGTACTGATTTCAGCAGTCGCTACGCCTATGCCCCAGATATGATCGAAGCCGCGGAAACCGTATTTTTGCTTTATGACCCTGCAATTACAACCGATGCAATGCATGCAGCCTTGTTCAACCGTCCCAATGTGGTGTCGTTTCGCACACGTTTCATGGGCGCCGCACTTGAGGCTGCACTCATTCGGATGGATTTGATTTTACGTATCCTGGCACAAATGAGCTCGGACCGGCTATCATCCAGCAGTCTTGCGCGGCTATGTCGTGCCCGGCACGGGGATCCACGTTATCAACTCAACTTGCTCAGACGTCTGCGTCAGGAAGATCGCCATTGGTTGATTACGCGGCTCTGTCGCCGTGTGTTGAAGGAACGCTCTGCTCCGTTGTTCCGCACCGCCTTGGAGCACAGCGAACTCGTGTTAAATACGCAAAGCATACATGATCCACAATCGGCTGACTAA
- a CDS encoding MoxR family ATPase, translating into MQSISSICDVQHKLNAKGYVCDRSLATVVFLGLRLGRPLFLEGEAGVGKTEIAKTLAAALGRRLIRLQCYEGLDAATAVYEWNFAAQMIAIRAAEASASDQAQLTDEVFSEKYLIERPLLEAMRPQPGGAPVLLIDELDRTDAPFEAFLLEALSDFQVTIPELGTIIAPEPPIVVVTSNRTREVHDALKRRCLYHWVDFPSFDREIEILQARAPEASAALSREVVAFVQKLRTEDLFKKPGVAETIDWAKCLLALDVVNLSPEVISDTLGALLKYQDDITKLQGSEATRVLEAAKSELTLA; encoded by the coding sequence ATGCAATCGATCTCATCCATATGTGATGTACAACACAAACTGAACGCAAAAGGCTATGTTTGCGATAGATCACTGGCCACGGTGGTGTTTTTAGGGCTGCGTTTGGGGCGGCCACTGTTTTTGGAAGGCGAGGCTGGCGTTGGGAAAACCGAAATCGCCAAAACGCTGGCTGCGGCTTTGGGGCGGCGTTTGATCCGGTTACAATGTTACGAAGGTCTTGATGCCGCAACTGCTGTTTATGAATGGAATTTTGCCGCCCAAATGATTGCGATTCGCGCGGCAGAGGCGAGTGCGTCAGATCAGGCACAGCTGACAGATGAAGTTTTTAGCGAAAAGTATCTGATTGAGCGCCCGCTTTTAGAGGCCATGCGTCCGCAACCGGGTGGCGCACCGGTATTGCTGATTGACGAACTGGATCGCACGGATGCGCCGTTTGAGGCGTTTTTGCTGGAAGCTTTGAGTGATTTTCAAGTGACAATTCCTGAGCTGGGTACAATCATCGCGCCTGAGCCGCCGATTGTTGTTGTCACCTCGAACCGCACACGCGAAGTGCATGACGCGCTTAAACGGCGCTGTCTTTACCATTGGGTCGATTTCCCCAGCTTTGATCGTGAGATCGAGATCTTACAAGCCCGCGCCCCTGAGGCATCCGCGGCGCTGAGCCGTGAGGTCGTTGCCTTTGTGCAAAAGCTGCGCACAGAGGATTTGTTCAAAAAGCCCGGTGTCGCAGAAACCATCGATTGGGCAAAATGCCTGCTGGCGCTGGATGTGGTGAACCTTAGCCCTGAGGTCATTTCTGACACTTTGGGCGCTTTGCTGAAGTATCAAGATGACATTACAAAGTTGCAAGGAAGTGAGGCCACGCGGGTTTTAGAGGCGGCGAAATCAGAGCTGACTCTTGCATGA